A region from the Rhinoderma darwinii isolate aRhiDar2 chromosome 2, aRhiDar2.hap1, whole genome shotgun sequence genome encodes:
- the LOC142742114 gene encoding uncharacterized protein LOC142742114 isoform X2, with translation MDYKARECAWRSQMEQVFKDESPIFGFNVCKNVSELQSKYTNLLHRRMKVWWNKTFLENYIQRNLVPRGLRIQIFPSFPIFEEEFTSKWEEVCNQSSRKFMELLVDLNQKMILSMDEEIESVQAQLFPLMSADNMSKFKYNLDAQFVEWEKDIQDTKSKKFSRDIGDFQNNKVYRWRRNQVPGGRSRTPSISSVSSQSEADNMPYRPNFNTRPKRKLAQRQVANRKRPDVRDQSSRLKVINLSTHTFSNTDLELIAKGLTFSPSTGFDMFSAVKDLHIFGRSLIFKKWFDKPVDSEFFPTAEEQQALKALEDLLDEHKTDAGNVPACIRIKSKKFPALSLCPAVDLFIKSVTQEFWNIPRYIKDDNLTPSERNSLKQLQKINDVIFKAADKGGNVVVWPCTMYEAEANRQLRDKQCYKKLTFNPLSSFRSELQVKLLQAVEDNIISKELNMALSTDEPTIPTLYLLPKIHKNEKIPPGRPIISGRGSLTEGICKFIDFHLKNLVINLPSYIRDTADLLQKISGVSIDSDMLLVTIDVESLYTCIKHEAGIRAVKYFLSMSELEKPLCSFIVQMLEYILTHNFFVFNGCFYLQLQGTAMGAACAPSYANLFLGLWERNLFSDDRGDSMARVLLWARYIDDILVIWKGTHADLDSFMIGLNKNDENLKFTYKAHPSCLDFLDVKIFADEQGFLHSDVFRKETSVNALLHSSSSHPSQTIQAIPIGQFLRIRRICSSDSLFERQANDLKDHFLERGYSMRSIKKAYQRAKRTPRDDLLFPKKRPDKHSQVRFITGYHSRWPQMREILKRYWPILLTDPTLDRFITKYPSVTARRSKNLKDHLVKSHYDPTKTKYPFGTKGPKWGCKPCGQCVACPNVDKATTFTDASGSKTFNITHSITCTTKAVVYYAVCPCPKIYVGLTSRELKVRVREHMADIKRASGAENLENLKPVARHFKMHHSCDPSKLKVRGIDHIICGMRGGAIKQKLAQCETRWIWTLGTMFPHGLNESLSYAPFL, from the coding sequence ATGGATTACAAAGCCAGGGAATGTGCCTGGCGTTCTcagatggaacaggttttcaaggATGAGTCCCCAATATTTGGTTTTAATGTTTGCAAAAATGTCAGTGAGCTTCAGAGTAAATACACAAATTTGTTACACCGCCGCATGAAAGTGTGGTGGAACAAAACCTTTCTGGAAAATTATATCCAGAGAAATCTTGTCCCAAGGGGTCTGAGAATCCAGATTTTCCCATCCTTTCCAATTTTTGAAGAAGAGTTCACCTCTAAATGGGAAGAGGTATGCAACCAGAGCTCCAGGAAATTCATGGAGCTCTTGGTTGACCTTAACCAAAAAATGATATTATCTATGGATGAGGAAATAGAAAGTGTCCAGGCCCAATTATTCCCACTAATGTCTGCAGACAATATGTCCAAATTTAAATATAATCTTGATGCCCAatttgtggaatgggaaaaagatATTCAAGACACTAAATCTAAGAAATTCTCTAGAGACATTGGAGATTTccaaaataataaagtatatagGTGGAGAAGAAATCAGGTCCCAGGAGGTCGTAGCCGTACTCCTTCAATTTCCTCTGTATCCTCCCAGAGTGAAGCAGATAATATGCCTTATAGACCCAATTTTAATACCCGTCCAAAAAGGAAACTGGCACAAAGACAAGTGGCCAATAGAAAGCGACCAGATGTACGGGATCAGAGCAGCCGCCTAAAGGTAATCAACCTGTCAACACATACTTTTTCTAATACTGATTTAGAATTAATAGCTAAGGGGTTGACGTTCTCACCAAGCACTGGTTTTGACATGTTCTCTGCAGTGAAAGACCTACATATCTTTGGTCGCTCGCTCATCTTCAAAAAATGGTTTGACAAACCAGTGGACAGCGAATTCTTCCCAACAGCAGAGGAACAACAGGCACTTAAAGCACTagaggacctgttagatgagCACAAGACCGATGCAGGTAATGTTCCAGCATGCATTCGCATTAAATCTAAGAAGTTTCCTGCCCTTAGCCTGTGCCCTGCGGTGGATCTTTTTATTAAATCAGTGACCCAAGAATTTTGGAATATTCCAAGGTACATCAAAGATGACAATCTAACCCCCTCAGAGAGAAACAGCCtcaaacaattacaaaaaatcaATGATGTAATATTCAAGGCGgcggataaagggggaaatgtgGTGGTCTGGCCATGTACTATGTATGAGGCAGAGGCGAATAGACAGCTAAGGGACAAACAATGTTACAAGAAATTAACTTTCAACCCTCTGTCGTCCTTTAGATCAGAATTACAGGTCAAACTTCTGCAGGCAGTAGAAGACAACATCATTTCGAAAGAACTAAACATGGCACTTTCAACTGATGAACCCACCATACCAACCCTTTACCTATTACCCAAGatccacaaaaatgaaaaaattccacCAGGAAGGCCTATTATTTCAGGTAGGGGTAGCCTCACTGAGGGGATTTGCAAATTTATTGATTTCCATCTCAAAAATTTAGTTATCAACCTACCCTCTTATATTCGTGACACGGCCGATTTGTTACAAAAGATCAGCGGTGTCAGCATcgacagtgacatgctccttgttACCATCGATGTAGAGTCTCTCTACACGTGCATCAAGCATGAAGCTGGGATAAGGGCAGTCAAATACTTCCTTTCAATGTCAGAACTAGAAAAACCCCTTTGCTCATTCATCGTCCAGATGCTTGAGTACATcctaacacataatttttttgtgtttaatggttgtttctacctacagctccagggaacggccatgggggcagcgtgtgcaccatcctacgctaacctcttcctggggctgtgggaaaggAATCTCTTCTCAGATGACCGGGGTGACTCAATGGCACGGGTCCTCCTTTGGgcccgttacattgatgacatcctggtcatctggaagggtacaCACGCTGATCTTGATTCATTTATGATTGGGTTGAATAAAAATGATGAAAATTTAAAATTCACCTACAAAGCACATCCCAGCTGCTTGGACTTCCTAGATGTCAAAATCTTTGCAGATGAACAGGGTTTTCTTCATAGTGATGTGTTTCGGAAGGAGACCTCCGTTAATGCATTGCTACACTCTTCCTCGTCTCATCCTTCACAGACTATTCAAGCGATCCCCATTGGACAGTTCTTACGAATAAGGAGGATATGTTCTTCTGACTCATTATTCGAGAGACAGGCAAATGACCTCAAAGACCATTTTTTGGAACGGGGATACAGCATGAGATCCATTAAAAAAGCCTATCAAAGGGCTAAACGTACACCCAGGGATGACCTATTATTTCCCAAGAAAAGGCCAGACAAACACAGTCAGGTAAGATTCATTACTGGGTATCATTCCCGATGGCCACAAATGAGAGAAATCCTAAAGAGGTATTGGCCGATCTTACTGACTGACCCCACTTTAGACAGATTTATTACGAAATATCCTAGCGTCACAGCCAGACGATCTAAAAATCTGAAAGACcatcttgtcaaaagccattatgacccaacaaaaacaaaatatccattcgggaccaagggtccaaaatggggttgcAAGCCTTGTGGACAATGTGTCGCGTGCCCTAACGTAGATAAAGCCACTACCTTCACCGATGCCTCTGGCAGTAAGACCTTCAATATCACTCACTCCATCACATGCACCACTAAAGCTGTCGTGTACTATGCGGTTTGTCCTTGTCCAAAAATTTATGTTGGTCTCACTTCCAGAGAGTTGAAGGTTCGTGTACGAGAGCACATGGCCGACATAAAACGGGCATCGGGGGCAGAGAACTTGGAgaacttgaaacctgtggcccggcACTTCAAAATGCATCATTCCTGCGACCCCTCTAAATTAAAGGTGAGGGGAATTGACCACATCATATGTGGCATGAGAGGTGGGGCCATAAAACAAAAGCTCGCACAATGCGAGACTCGCTGGATCTGGACtcttgggacaatgtttccacatggaTTAAATGAATCTCTGAGCTATGCTCCATTTTTGTAG